atctaaacaatccattaaggatggaaaaactgtatgtgttgacgtaggatgagggaaaattttcaatttacgtaacttcgtccaagcagctggtattacatgtaccaattgaaatttagattttgttaacgcatcacatggatacaactcgttaattttaagttcttggtttaaatacaaacgacaatcacacggtacttctatatctacagctccgaggatgtctccacttcctaaaaataaagattcattgttatgtttcatGCATTGCAAGTCTAATTTTCCTGACGGGTTTGTTAGGAAGTACCGCTCTGGTCCAGCCTGGGTGATCATCAGTTGGTTTCCGGAATGGCATCGAAACGCACATGTGGTACTAAGATTTTCAACGGTAATCCCCTGAAAAAGAGCCTTTGGACACAAAGCACTACCTAGGGTATCTCCGGAGAACCTgggaacaaaacacaatttatcttcaaatggtctacaatctaataaatttctaccctgaatagtGATTAGATGGTCTCCATCCACTGCCAGAAAATTCGGAGCATGATCCAAATGACAAGTTGAGTTCTTCCACTGAAATGGGACTGCGACGAACTGAAACAATCTCCAATTGGAATTTAGTTTAACAATTGGTACTTTAATTTGAAGGTATAAATTTTCCTTGTGGACTTGACATTTACAAatgggtaaattaaaatatttctgaacttcTGATACACTTATGGACAACGCATAACCATCCCTATTAAGAAtttcatttagcatatttaatttctctttcaattgagctggtgtaactacaatggcaggtattttattTGACCGGCACTGGTCCAGAATCTCTAGTCTTGTAAATGTATGCGCTTGTTTGGCTAATTGAGAGGCCAACAGTACCTGAAACTGGAATGAATGTCCTATGTCTTGAACCATTCCTGAAAACTTAGTCACCATAGTCTCTTGGAGGTATTTTAAGTAATCAgacaaatttgtgaattttgattgtactctttttagaattccggtcattccctcgtttataacaaaaatagtgttgctcatatttgccagtgcctcatgagtgtttaaaatttgtgattccatcTTGTTTATGTGTTCTGACATTTGTTGTTCATTTAGGAAAAGATTATTCAATTGACTATTGACGGCAATGTCACAACACCAATGAAAAAACTCTCCAATGAAATTTAACCCTCGTCTTTCCCGAACTTGAGACTGAAAATCCAATACGTCATCCCCTGCTGCTTCGTTTACCTTATTAATTAGCATGTCAGTATAAATTAAGCtatgttttaattctttgaaaataacacaccattcacttgaactattggagggacAAGAAGTGATTTCTTTGATACTATCCTGAATGTCATCTAATTGCATTGGCCAAGCAACCTTAAAATTTACTGGTACCGATGAAGTGTACAATGTTACCTGAGGTATCGGCTCGAAATGCGCTCCCGCAACCACCCCCACTGCTCCTTCAGGTAGCGGTCGATGTTGTCTGCTGCTTCCCAGCTGCAGGAGCACCAGGACGATGTGTAGCATCCTCATCGTCAGTACGGAAGATGATCACGCCTTAAGACTCTGTAAAAATtctatacaaaactaaatattagacaGGCTCGATTTTTGTTTACAAGTGTTACAAAActttcgaattattttttttttctctctctctttgttttatttagttatccacaaccacaaaaaaaaaatctctattacataacttatcataacttatacactgtaaaaatttttcattctctctacgtttgtaacttCGTAAACATCTCTGCCTCGACTCGTCTTCTTTAACCTGTACAGGTTATTAGACAATTTGTCCACCACAACATAAGGACCGAACCATTTATGCAATAGTTTCTCTGACAAACCCTTTTTTCGAACAGGTGTGTACACCATAACCTCCTGTCCTATCTTATAGGTCACCGCTCGTCGTCTGCGgtcatacctttttttatcgataccCTGTTGTCTCTTTAAATTCTCTCTGGACTGTCGCAGGATCTCCTTCCAACGAGTACGCAGTCGAAGGCTGTCCTCATCTTCTACAGGCTGACTTAATTGAACATCTGAGGGTAATACAGGTTCTCTACCATACATGAGCACAAATgggctaaattttaatgtttcctgcCTCGCCGTGTTGTATGCCAAAGTGACCAAGGGTACATATTCATCCCAATTACGTTGTGAGGATGCCACATACTGAGATAGCATCATTGCTATTGTTCCATTTAATCTTTCACATAATCCATTTGTGTTTGGCCTGTATCCTGAGGTTTTCAAACTTTGTACATCCATTAACCTAAGTAATTCATTAAcgactttggaagtaaaaacttttcctctatctgtcaatatggaacatggtacagaatggcgacaaattatgttttctagtAAAAACTTAGCTACGTCATTGGCGTTACTAGTGGGGGTGGCTTTAGTCTCCGCCCATCGAGTACCGTAATCAATAGCAACAAGAATGTATTTGTTTCCTGACACGGTTTTTGGAAAAGGGCCTAAAATATCGACACCAATACGTTCGAAAGGTTCACAGATAGGTAATGGTTCTAATAACCCTGCTTTCTTTTGAGGACTCCCTTTTTCCCCTGACATCCCCTACAACTCCTTACATAGGCCTGAATCTCTTTTAGCATATTGGTCCAATAATAACGACGTATAATTTTGTCTGCGGTGCGAACTACTCCTAAGTGACCGCCAAAAGTGGGATTGTCGTGACTTTCCCTCAGAATTTCAGCCTTTAAGCTTTCTGGGACTACTAATAGCTTGTCTCTACCACTTGGGTTAGagatatttttgtacaaaacaccattcagcaaagaaaaatttttcgctTGTCGGCTTAACTTATTATCGATTCCTGACGGTTGAGTCAACTCAGAAATTAAAGGTCTTAGACTCACATCAGAATATTGCAGCTTAGCTAAATCCACATCATGCATCACAAAAACAGGTAACTCAAGGGATTTTTCTTCGTCAAGGGCTGTCCCTGTGTTGACAGCATTTCTACTCAAACTGTCTACATGTACATGAGTTTTtccactactataacatacagtgTACTCATACTCCATCAATTTCAATGCCCACCTGGTTAACCTTCCTGCGCTATGAGCATTAAATTTCAAACGATTCAAATAACATAGGCTATGATGATCGGTTACAATTTTGAATGGCTTCAGGTAAATGTAAGGCCGAAACTGGTCTAAAGCATAAATCAAGGCTAAACATTCAAGGTGAGTTATAGGATATCTAGTCTCAGCTGACGTGAGAGTTCgactggcataggcaataggtTGTAATTTTCCATCAATTCTTTGTAACAATGTGGCTCCTATCCCTAAGGTACTAGCATCTGTATGTATTTCAATGGGCTGGTTTTCCTGGAAGTGAGCTAACACGGGGGAAGAAATCagcttttctttcaaaatttggaatgcttgttcttgcttgtcggtccagataaacttttcatttttctttagcaATGTCGACAAGGGTTTCGCAATCTGAGAGAAATTTGCTATAAACTTACGATAGAAAGAAGCTAGGCCTAAAAAGCTTCTCACCCCTCGTTGGTCCTTAGGTGTAGGAAATTGTTTCACTGCTACTACTTTATCGGGGTGGGGTCTAATCCCTTCATGGTTAACCAAATGTCCCAACACATCGGTTTCAAAATAACCGAAGGTACATTTTGACGGTTTCAAGGTTAAATTAGCATTTTGCatccttttaaaaacttgttctaaTCGGTCAAGATGTTGATTAAACGTACTGCCCACTACTAGAATGTCATCCAAATAGACTAAGCATGAACCCCACTTTAACCCTGCCAAAGTCTTATCCATGTATCTCTGAAAAATTGACGGAGCGGTTTTCAAACCAAAAGGAAGGGTTTCAAAACAAAAAGTACCATCGGTGGTAACAAATGCAGTTTTTTCCTGATCCTGTTCAGCTACTCTCAATTGGTGGTATCCTGAATTCATATCCAAGTGAGTAAAATACTTAGCACCAGTCAAGTGACTTAAGAAATCATCTATTCGAGGAAGGGGGTATTTATTATCCTTAAGAATAGTGTTAAAACGACGGTAGTCCACACACATCCTATAATCGTTGTCTTTTTTTCTAACAAGAACAACTGGTGAACACCAACTCGTGTCACAGGGTCTCACAATCccatttttaatgtgttcttgtactatgttatgaataatttcccgttccccaggagaaactcgataaggtacagatgatatgggtgtgctgtcccctgtatccagaaaaactacttcctcttttgttctccctatctggctggggtcccaactgaaaacattttgatatttatacaacaactctaccagtctgtttttttgttcctctggtaactctggattaatgtttaatttagacACATCAAAATCGACATTATTTTTATCTCTAGCTTGTAATACCTTAGTTACTTCTTTGTTCTCGATACTGGGTGTTTCCTCAAACTCATTTAAATATCCTAATTTCATTCCCTTATGAAGAGTAACTGACTGGTTAGTAGTATTAGTAACCCAAATGTGAGTATGCTGTTTTCTGTTTACAATACTCCTAGGTACAAGTACagaatatctgttgtaaatatcctccttaggctctatcagcacctcatcaggtaaattatttccttcaaaattaatttcgataAGATGATGCATCCTTGGCTCTACTCTAACATGATTGTGAACTGTCAcacaacctaacctgaaaatattttctggctcGATTTGGCTTAACTCCTGTGTTCCATCCTGACCTACATTATGATTAACCCGATTTTGGTTTTGATCTACttgaattttgtctctttttactttggtttggCTTTTAACCTCCCTTATTTCGGTATTTGTGGTATTTACGAAGCAATCAGGACGTGTTATGGTCAATGACATTTTCTGGCCTCCCTTACAAGAAATTTCTGCTCCATATTTGGTtaaaaaatcacatcctaaaatgatcccttttattggggcttccaccagacctaccgcatgtgaataaacatactgtcctaatttaaatcttaatttggccatcttattaagtttctgaactcttcctgagactcctgtaaaacctcttggttctgcggatttccaacaacttttcggtactaatctatcctcaattagtgataccgcagctcctgtatcgataaaaacggggatttcttttccgaacatttttgtcttctgacttaaaataccgtcattttgtaaaagagacatttggttaacaagggacgagttgtcaccccgaccgactctcgccctatttagtttccctgttgtgacgttttgcaatctcgtatcaagtgacctggtcgtttgcattttaaacaaatcggcctaccatctgaggtccactgtggtctgtcagttatttttggaaatgaattacttggggtctgcctgaaaaaattgttgttctgatttcgatggtattgtgttagtgtactgttatttttgtaatttcctccctgagttctaaactgtgactttggttgtgcctgtaatctcatggtatccagttccccgcgtaattgttttaattgtttattaaactctatcaaactgtcctcaattctcgtgttgatagatgacaattctctttctggtgtttgaatttctttaagatttctgataggtacttgttcctgtttcgaatttacccactgtgtcctctcatgatttttagcgtaatacagacctgcctcaatattcctcaaattacctagtaactgttccacagtattgtttgggaaaagcataactttctctacaatgtctggccttaacccacgcaatacatatctaaccttactagcttcattcatcttagcatcaagtcggttacaaagattcaatatgtcgtacacaaatgactcgaaaggttcatctactgcttgtactcgcgcctgcaatcttaactctaagtcctctatgtgacccactctcacaaacgcatcccttaatttatttgctaattcctcaaatgtagttaaattctccaatgtgctctcacagctgtcataccattttaaagcaggccctctcaaaaatgtaggcaagtatgacaaacatttttgctcattccacccatttaccttggctgctctgcgaaactgttttaaaaattcctcaacctcctcacatctctttccaaaaaaatatcccgggtccacaaaacacctgcctgtctccatgtttaaattctgatctttcaattctggttttatgtcgcttaatttatcttttaacactttcaatgattcatcatctgacgaagaactactatcactgttctcagggttttttactttgtcatccaatatttcaattgtgtatttactagccatccctaatagactccaccttaaattattttcattagtccttaacttaagcatacatttcacatttcaccttaaattaattattgttagacaaatacagccatccctggtctcccactggtttcctgaaataacctaaaataaattttattatcattaaacaattaatcctataaacacatcaatcttaatacaccagctgcactgcatgctcttcttcactaaaataaatcaaaatgttagaccacacctaacactcttatcttaatttatttttcagtatcccaaCATTCTTTATACCTACTAACCGGCGATCTCCACcatttgtcacgtctcactttcagagggggggttca
The window above is part of the Bacillus rossius redtenbacheri isolate Brsri chromosome 13, Brsri_v3, whole genome shotgun sequence genome. Proteins encoded here:
- the LOC134538414 gene encoding uncharacterized protein LOC134538414, with translation MRMLHIVLVLLQLGSSRQHRPLPEGAVGVVAGAHFEPIPQVTLYTSSVPVNFKVAWPMQLDDIQDSIKEITSCPSNSSSEWCVIFKELKHSLIYTDMLINKVNEAAGDDVLDFQSQVRERRGLNFIGEFFHWCCDIAVNSQLNNLFLNEQQMSEHINKMESQILNTHEALANMSNTIFVINEGMTGILKRVQSKFTNLSDYLKYLQETMVTKFSGMVQDIGHSFQFQVLLASQLAKQAHTFTRLEILDQCRSNKIPAIVVTPAQLKEKLNMLNEILNRDGYALSISVSEVQKYFNLPICKCQVHKENLYLQIKVPIVKLNSNWRLFQFVAVPFQWKNSTCHLDHAPNFLAVDGDHLITIQGRNLLDCRPFEDKLCFVPRFSGDTLGSALCPKALFQGITVENLSTTCAFRCHSGNQLMITQAGPERYFLTNPSGKLDLQCMKHNNESLFLGSGDILGAVDIEVPCDCRLYLNQELKINELYPCDALTKSKFQLVHVIPAAWTKLRKLKIFPHPTSTHTVFPSLMDCLDENWPTLIPHLNFSLTKFETPLDPIHLREPENVPRFVMKNLQSIALSIVSSVLLFIIIKNPYLVGIGTLPRVSALDNVTTLGIEISVTVITILVIVGMFLVLLLKYLRNRKPLSMSVEISTTVENAVPSTSGKVELKDILARDNGCVAKLSSETGEELKVTISICDDQ